The Mangifera indica cultivar Alphonso unplaced genomic scaffold, CATAS_Mindica_2.1 Un_0012, whole genome shotgun sequence genome includes the window TTTATTGCCAACTTAGGTAggtcatggatgcattctttaatcctcctgagaaaccaacaccacatgtcgtgatcttcttttttatcgaTACCGAAACCAATgggatatatctgattattaccatcaagagccaccgcaatgaataaatgccctagatatcaacctttaaagaaagcagcgtcaatgcaaataacagggcGGAGATATTCTTTGAATGCACGAACGGagcatcctaatgccatgaaaaaattcttaaatcgatggtcatcatctgtttcaatagcaataTCGTAGATTGTAACAATAATCtagtaaaagcataaatgattcctctgGTGAGCctctcaatgaatttatagcctagtttcttgcccgccaagcctgtgaatatgaaatatcaattttatatctgttGGCATGACCGGCGAAAGTAAAAAACCGACTTGCTCAAAGCTAACATTGGATCCAAATTCAAAGCAAAACTTTTCTACTATTTCCTCAACGCATCTGTGTTGCAACTTGGCTTCTCGAACTCGTTTTAAACTTGGTACTGCAAATGAAAATTATGTAAAAGCTGTAGTAGTAGTCTAACAGAGAAAATTTGCATAccagttgaaaataaaaaatttatgcaaGGTATGTTTACTTACCCAGTTTTTCAGAAGCTTTCCAAACTAACATCTTCAAACAATGAAGCTCTGAAACAtaagcaaaaaaataataaagatcgATACCTGATTAATTGTGCACGCTTTAACGCATTTTGAAACTAGTAATAATTACTTTAGTAGCTAGGATTACCATCTATAATATTTTGTGGAAGAGATTTGTTTGGTTAGGAAAGTTTGTATCCtaatgagagaaaaaagttcTTCTCTATTAGGAATACCCGGAATCATAAGAAGTTTCAAGATAATAATACgtaaaataaatcatcaatcacaGAAAATGCACATTATTTAAGGTGGTTCAGAATATTAAAGGAATACATTATTATCACAAATATGCTGGAGTACAACACATTATATGATATCCCAAATTGACAAACTTTGTGGTATTCTCACATATTTCTCTTTCCTACGAACTACTTGATTCTCATGGTCTTATATTTAGAGGCTGAATGAGAAAcacaattcaaacaaggagaTACATTCTAAACATTTTGTAGAATTGCTATTTAGTGTTTAAATGTATTtctattataacaaattttcctCAAGAAATACAAACTCTATTTCATAATGAAAGCAAAAATATGTGTAAAgataaacatttaataatattcaaaccTCAATATTCTCCTCAATAGAAAAGGTTTTGCGATAACCCTTAACAACATAAATATGTGTAAAGATAAACATTTAATAGTATTCAAACCTTGAGATAAGTAGCTCCTTGATGGTTCCGGGGGAGTCAATGCTGGGACGCCTTCCTTGTTTCTAAGTGAATGGGGCGGTATTCCGATTTCCACATGAATAACTTAAAATCAGAAggaaattatcataattaattttatcatttaaagtCAGGAAATTATCGATCCTAAAAGTTAGTCCAAGAAGCGAAATACTAACATTTATATAACCATCTTTCAATAAAAGTAAGGCTGTTTTTGTTAATAACGACGTTCCAAGGCCCCGTTGACAACCAATGCAGCATACGGCCCTTCAACTCGCCTGAAGGATATCTAATGTGGCCATCGGACTGCCGAAGTAGATATAAGGTTATATCTGTTGATTGGAAGGAGTAATCAATCAGCagcatttatattttaaagaataCAATGAAATTGTCTTTAGTTCTTACCATTAAAACCTGAATAAATGAGATTACAAAAGAGCTCGGTGGATAGAGTCCCAGTGAAGGGACAGGTAGGGCTATTAAGCTCAAGTCTTGTTACCAAAGCAAGGTACCAAATCATGTCCTTATAAAGAGACCGCCTGACAGACACCAGTAGTGGACTTACTCCTTTCCTGGAGACAATTTGTGTTAACTCACTACATTTTCTTACCAGAATTTCGGCAGATTTTACGTTTCAGAATTGGCAAGAACATGGAGAACCGTGCAACCACCTTCATTTTGCATTGCAAGCTTTTCCGGAGTTAAAAGTTCCACCAGCTTCTCCACAAATTCCCATTTAAATGAACTTGCGGCAACCATCAATACAGTGTCTGCAAAGATTGCGATCCTTGCCAGTCATAAATTTCTATTCTCCCCAACAAAACTTGTAGCAGTTTTCCAGTCACCATTTTTCGCAGCATTGCACAAAGGTAGGTAGGAATACAGTAGCTTCTCTGTCTTCCCTGttgcaatatatataatattaaacttaCTGGGAAGGAATATACATGCAATGAGTAACTATCGAATTAACTACCCGAATTCAAAACACcggaagtaaaaaaaaaaaaactgtccaATACAATGTTgctccaaacaaaaaaattgtattactgAACATTGCtatgtatacatacttttatAGATATGattgagtatatagataatatatcattataaggTTAGGtgttaatttatcattaatttaaattcaatcaatcacttatatgatacaatatcgtgtatttaattttatatatatatatatatatatatatatatatatatatatatatatatatatatatatatggttttatcGGAAACaattatattcaatatattAATCTAATCTTGTCCTGGAAAACTAATTAAAATGCACTATAGCTTAGGGCTGCAatcatttcaattgaatttataCAAAAGCTCATGATTGATGAGCTTGAGATTGACAGGTTTAACCTCAAGCTTAAGATATAAAAACTGCTAACTTAAATTTggcttaaaatttataattaaaccctttaacttatatattatcaattatcattatattaaaaatcaagaagtaatattttcaaagtgtaaatgtcaaaatttaaacttttaaatgctaattgatattataattgaattgaacAATAAGGGTTCGAGCTAAGTTCAACTATATTACTTGAATTACTTGAGATTGACTATAAGATAATTTAACCGAGTTTTGAATAGCTTGCTAACAACTCTACTCATTTGGAACCCTACTCcagctatatatataaatacacacgCATAAAAGTTTGCATTATAAAGTATTTATTCTGATAAGTCATAGGTTAACGGTTTTGCTgtggatgaaaaataaaacacaaacgcACACACAAAACTTTTAGACTAGTGCTTTTGTTTTTAGGTAAcgtagattatataattttaaaaaatagagagTTTTTAATATTGGGAGAATTACATCCCACCCAAACTAAGTCAAAACAACATATTCCTATCCTTAAAgtcaaaaaatgatattttcttaccttccatcaaatattattagtgaaattaattaattttttagatagaaacattgaaaaaataaaaatgcctTTCATAACTTTCAATGTTTCTAATGGATAAATAACATTGTACCCTCCAAATTTCACTAAATATATTTGCACccctatttattaaaaaaaaaattaaaacctataaAACAGTTATTGACAATGGAATGTCACCATCAATATTTGAATCAGATTGATGTGATTCTAACCAGAATCGCACTAGAATGGTCGATTCTAGTTGAAATTGCACCAATAATAGTTAAAATTGCAATTGCCACACCGATGTGATTTCAATTGgaataaaaattatgcaaatcCAACCAAAATTGCATCGAAATATTTCAAATCTAGCTAGAATCATATTGATATAGTGtgatttcaaaataatcttaCTATTTCAATGCAATTTTGTTAGAATTGCACTATTTCAATGTAactctaatataatattaacccTAATTTTAACAGATTTGAGATTAGTCAGAGTAGGGGTTAagatcttgtttttttttttttttcaaattgaagatGAGGGctaagtgataatttttataattggtgggagaaattattttgtatctattttgggGTGTTAGGGATATTaatcatacaatatatatatattttataaattaatgaaaaagactttttaactattaaaacatATGTGTGAGTTTTGACATAATGTGGGAAAATATCAGTTTTCAACTTTAAGAGTGAGAAGCTATCGTTTCAGTAtaatttgggtaaaaaatagtcattcaacctttaatattttacatGCTATAGTAAtcccatgaaaaaaaaaaaaaaaaagaaagaaagaaagaaagaagaaaaaggattcAACTAGGGCTCTGGTTGTTCATGTGATCTTGGCGGCTTATCAGTTTTAGTAGATGTTAGAATTTTCACCCAAATGGCATAtttgacttattaattaacggtttttattaaaagaattgaTTAACGGGTGGAAAAATAGGtttctcaaatttaaagttTAGGTGGGAAACGGGATTTGTCTTTCTTCCTCAAAAAGTTGATTCTTTTATGGTCAATATATAGTCGGACATGCCACTGGGCTTCCCTAACCctaatcaattgtcccagtgTGACTCAATCAATCCATTTTGtagtatttttaattcttttagtttttctttttttttttaaatataaaattcaataactAGATCTCATTTCTAAGGTTAGattctattataaaaaaatttgcttgaggttgacaaattaaattttgaatttgataaaaaaagaatttaatttgagtcggctcaaatcttaatattcaaattgacttAGTTATGAAAACGAATTTAATTTTTGACTTTAACCCTATTAGTTTAATCTAACATAAATTCGAGTTCTCAGCAACTCAAAATCTAGCCATTATTCttatctcaaaagtatataaaattaaaataatattatgtatatatatttttagtatataaataagttatataGACGATGTATGATTgtgtgatttaatattattttatttttaatttaaaaatacttgattatataaataacacataatttgtgtacttatttatatatcaaaaaatatatatgcatggtttattgataaaataaatatgggattaaaataaaaaatatttttgagcaTGCAATTAGTAATTCTTGCTTACCGAGTTGAACAGCTGCAGCAGCTGCCTCAGACAATGCCGTTTGTGAGCTTCTACTTCCATTAGGATTCGGCAGCCGGTACGGATCTGCATCAAAAGGCGCTGGTGCTCCAATACTCTGCTGCATTgccatttgtttttgtttcttgaatTGGTCCTTGTGATTTAGTTGCAGGCTCGCAGCAGGTAGCGCGAAAGGGGGAAAATAATATGAGGCATTATGTACAAGGGAGCGAATTACTTATCCAACTCTTActcttttaaaataatgttaaattcagccataagttttttaaaaaaaaaaatcatcttgcATTCCCCGTAAGACTCACCCTGGGCTAAGTTCAAAGCGCAAAAGTGTATTTTTCCTAGTTAACCTTTaaacaagattaaaaaataaaataaaataagattatgaACATACAGTATTAACTATCCAATTagatactaataaaatatattattatataatttgataattttgaaataaaaaataatataatatcatataataatacattatttaaatacttaattaggtgtgtaaaactaaataaatataacattgcTTTAAAAGTTATATGTTATTTCTAGTAACCTCCATCAAGTTTATTCTtgtcaaaaggaaaaaataaaagtgaagcAAACGATGAATTTTGATGCGAATCAATTGAAAACGGGCAGTGATTCGTAACCCCATTGTGCAAAACATAAGCTGGCCATGTGGTCATGTTGTTACATCTTTTAGAAAGCAAATGCCTTATCTCCTGTAAAACATAACCTTGTCATAGAAGCAAAGAATCTGGAAAATAATTGTCCCATGCATTTGAGTAGgaatctttaaagaaaaagcGCAAGTTAAGAACATTATAACTTTTTCTTGCCAATAAGAAGCATTACATTGACACACAATATAAGTAAAGaaagggttaaatgtaattcgGAATAATTGTTAGGATGGATAATGGTTTGAAAAATGTATTCTATGCAAATAATTTATTGGATACCATCCTTGCCATGAAGGAGCAAGTAAGCCTGTGTTCATATAGTAAAGGATATTAAAAATCTATTCGGTGTgcctacaaaacaaaaatgcATTAGGACAGCCAACGTAGGCcctcaacttttaaaaattatacaaaggaaataaattataatattccaATTTGCTTATGAGCCTTTTACCTCTTTAATTTGTGTTGTGTTTGGCCAAAGTTATAGAACAATAATATATACACCCAAAGTTTTGAATACTCAATTTATACCTAGATAAAGTGATATTGTGTGATTAAATATTCTTTTAGCTTTAATTCAaaaacactcaattatatgataaaatatcatttaagtatttaattggaTGCTCAAAACTTGGTgcacacatagttttattcaagtttttaagagtataaaatgaaattttaagttatgTCTTGttgtctaaaaattttatcatgcaAAACAGAAACTtcataaacattaaaatttacaatGATCATATAAACttgttttgctttatttattgGATAcagattataatataattatttatatgatatttttcgTTAAAAAGTATAGAagaattatgattaaaatttatcttaattaaatgatgaattttgtcatttatgtatatttaattgagTTTACTGATTGGTTCGAGATTGATTTGATAAGTCATTTATGTAGGGCTCAAGCTTACACTTAACGAGCTCAAGTTgtaagctcaagcttgagataaattttttttacttaagttGATTTGATAAGGCATATGTAGGGTTCAAGCTTAAACTTAAAGAGCTCAAGTTGTAAGTTCAAGCTCGAGATAAGAATTTTTTACCGAAATTAAAACTGAAGCTCTAACTCGATTTGTGTTTGTCAAAACTTATTGTGAGCATGATCTTCTCATTATCATATACAACAGCAAACAAATACCATCAAATAAAATTCCTCATGCTTAACAATACCAAATCACAcctaaattcaaaaaaaaaaaaaaaagaaaatctgaAATCTCAAGAAACACTCTTAGAGGCACATTGATGGTTAGGATAAAGagcaaaatttgattttctcaGTGTAACCTAAGCCAAAACAATGACATCAACAAGTAAGCATTTGTGTAAAACTATtaagatgaaattttgaattaaaaaaataagttgtaaaTAAATGTGTATGCCAATTTAAATTATCCCCACGCATTGTGactttataattcgaatttatggAACggatttttgtttattttctttacttCATATTGATTGCAATACTAATCACCTCCACAAAGTAGAATTTGCACCGTTTTCGGACACAGTAACTCTACTACTTACAGTAAAATTAGCCTCCAAAGTCACCATGGTGATAGGAATAGGTAATACATCACAAGCCATGATAGAaaaatggccaaatgactatttcccacccaaggtttgatgcaaacccaactTCCCACctgttaactatcaaaaatccaaatacctatTTAGTTGTTAAATTTCACAGTTATTAtcataagtaaaattatcatttatcaaaatattaaaaaatctaacaaatttcccACCATTCAAGGTTTAAAAAACCAATATTTCCCCCTAGAGTTTTTCCAACCACCACTGTCGGTGGTATTCTCCCTCCCTCTTGGCTCCTCTCTCAGTGCTACTCCATTTTCGATCATCATCAATTGAGAAAATCAGCCGATGAAGACCTTTCTTTGTCTTTGATGCAATTATGCTCTTGGTCGATTGGTTTTGTTAGTCGGTGATAGTAAAAAATGGAGCAGATTTAAGAAGAAAGCTAGGAGGGAGGCAGAACATTGTTGTCACTTTCTCTATTCATCAACAATGGGGGCTAGAAACTCTAGGGGGAAATGTTGATTtctcaaactttaggtggggaAAATTTGTAAGATTTTCAAACTCTGAGGAGGGGGCAATGTgataaatcttttgtttttaaaatattttgataaatcataattttacccctaacagtaataataaaatttaatagattgatggatatttagattttttatagttaGCAGGTGAGAAGTGGgtcatcaaacattgggtgggaaatagtcattcggcctagaaaaaatatgataacttCAAAGTTTGTTCCTTCCACCACTTTGGAGCATCAAACGTAGGGCTGGATTCTAGCCGAGCtcgtttgagctcgagctcgagctcagctcatatatgggtggctcgagttcgggctcgagttcgagctcaagttCGGCTAAGACCGGCTCATTTCAGGCTCAAATtctgtttgatttattttttgttatcaaaacgacatcgtttttaatatatattagtcaaaacgatgccgttttgtataaaaaattttaatttaaaaatatgccaagccagctcaagctcgatcgagcttgGCTCGAGTCCACCCTAATCAAATGTATCTTTGTCCCTCTCACATAAATAACATCCCTCATAATTCAATTTCTTGTAGTTGAATAGTTTTAACTGTCGTCGCAAAATGCTTGAATATTGACCAATCAGAAGTGCCTCCTTGTACACTCACCTGATCAACCACTTGAGTTTTAGCAGTTTTCTCCATGTTGGAAGATTGACTTTTAATGACATATTAATCATAAAGTACATACAAGGCATCTCGAACTCTCACAATCTTTTTCTTCTGCTTTATGCCGAGGACATATTTGTGTGAAGCAAAATTCAATCACCTTAATTTATTTTGCGTTTGGGGTTCAAGATTACAGCTACAACCATTAATAAATTGCACTCTCCCCAATACTTATCAAACTCCATCTTCATATTGGCCCCCATTGATCAAATGGAATTACCTTCATCTTGTGACTTTTCATTTATCAATACTTTCATtcgaaaaaatttattttaaaataaatttgaagttGTATAGTTAGTCCCAAAGATGATATTAGTGGTAAAACTAATGACCTCTAAAATGGATCAAACTTTCTCCATGTTCTTCCTATCTTCTAGTTTTGGGCAAGAAGTATAATGTGACTCTTGATCGTTGAATCTTGGGAACACCTCTTTGGACTTGATTATAGTTATAAACATATCATAAGTAGAATGTTGCCTTTATTTACAATCAAGAATGAGCTTTAGGTGAGGCAAATTCAATTGTTGCATAATCTCTCAAAGAGAATTCACTTGTCCGATCTCTGATTGATTGACAAATGTAACACCCAATGCATAACAATCTGTAAGTGTAGACATCACGATTCCACCTCCATTAGGAGTTGACCCTCCTTGTTGGAAAACATTTGTTGTTTCCTCTGTACATATATTCACCTCACGCAATCTTTCAAATGCCTTGAAAACCAAAGTTGCGTTCTTGAACCCCATTATCACAATTCTTATCTTACAATGAATACGTTTTGCTTTTTCCTTACTATCGAGTGGGATCACTTCTTTAAAATTGTTCCAAACCATTGATATCTTTggtcaatttttcttttgaaatggATTAACATCATGACCTTATTAATTATGCGAGACAGATGTATATGTTGCAATTGCAACACTGAA containing:
- the LOC123205669 gene encoding uncharacterized protein LOC123205669 — its product is MIWYLALVTRLELNSPTCPFTGTLSTELFCNLIYSGFNDITLYLLRQSDGHIRYPSGELKGRMLHWLSTGPWNVVINKNSLTFIERWLYKFIHVEIGIPPHSLRNKEGVPALTPPEPSRSYLSQEFVFLEENLL